Proteins from one Streptomyces sp. NBC_00289 genomic window:
- a CDS encoding N-acetyltransferase family protein has translation MTVTRLDGDQLAQCIDELATLLIDAVDGGASVGFLAPLDHAAAATWWRGRAEPVATGRLAVWAARDGARVLGTVSLAFPDKPNSRHRAELVKLMVHRDARGHGLGRTLLETAESAAAATGVTLLHLDTETDSPAESLYRSAGWTRAGVIPDYAAEPGGLLRPTTLYYKHVKALPAAVDEAAGAAGRPLAR, from the coding sequence GTGACCGTGACCCGACTGGATGGGGATCAACTCGCCCAATGCATCGACGAGTTGGCCACTCTGCTGATCGACGCCGTGGACGGCGGCGCCTCCGTCGGTTTCCTCGCGCCGCTCGACCACGCGGCGGCCGCCACGTGGTGGCGGGGGCGTGCCGAGCCGGTGGCCACGGGCCGGCTCGCCGTGTGGGCGGCGCGCGACGGGGCCAGGGTGCTCGGCACCGTGAGTCTGGCCTTTCCCGACAAACCCAACAGCCGGCACCGTGCCGAACTGGTCAAGCTGATGGTGCACCGGGACGCCCGCGGCCACGGCCTCGGCCGCACGCTCCTGGAAACGGCCGAGTCCGCGGCCGCCGCGACGGGTGTCACCCTGCTCCACCTGGACACCGAGACCGACAGCCCCGCCGAGTCGCTGTACCGCTCGGCCGGTTGGACCCGGGCCGGAGTGATCCCGGACTACGCGGCGGAACCGGGCGGGCTCCTGCGGCCGACGACGCTCTACTACAAGCACGTGAAGGCGTTGCCGGCAGCCGTGGACGAGGCCGCCGGTGCCGCCGGGCGCCCTCTGGCCAGGTGA